From Brochothrix thermosphacta DSM 20171 = FSL F6-1036, a single genomic window includes:
- a CDS encoding transposase family protein yields MKGIESICYFGTLTYNPGRCSNCGKTSANFNIIKYGVKTSRITLNRTDNHQTFLFLKKQRYFCKHCQTTFSAQTNLVKEHCFISKNVIQSILVEGQSILSEKDIAKRFRVSTTTVSRALHQLQEQFRPSYQSLPQHLSMDEFKSVKSADSQMSVIFSDSTTHKIIDILPSRRLTVLKNYFSSYSRTARNAV; encoded by the coding sequence GTGAAAGGTATTGAGAGTATTTGTTATTTCGGAACGCTCACTTATAACCCAGGGCGCTGCTCTAATTGTGGCAAAACTTCTGCAAATTTTAACATCATCAAATACGGTGTTAAGACGTCGCGTATCACCTTAAATAGAACCGATAATCATCAGACGTTTCTCTTCTTAAAAAAACAGCGCTATTTCTGTAAACACTGTCAAACCACATTTTCAGCACAGACTAACTTAGTCAAAGAACACTGTTTCATTTCAAAAAATGTGATTCAAAGTATTCTCGTGGAAGGACAATCCATCCTTTCTGAAAAAGATATTGCTAAACGCTTCCGCGTTTCAACTACCACAGTATCTCGAGCATTGCACCAGTTGCAAGAACAGTTTAGACCTTCTTATCAGTCATTACCACAACATCTTTCAATGGATGAGTTCAAATCTGTGAAAAGTGCAGACAGTCAAATGAGTGTTATTTTTAGTGATTCAACAACCCATAAAATCATTGATATTTTACCCTCTCGCCGTTTAACTGTTCTTAAAAATTACTTCTCATCTTATTCTAGAACTGCCAGAAACGCAGTTTAA
- a CDS encoding stage II sporulation protein M, translating to MKFIEVSRITNIIHQQYQKRTKQFLLLTLMITIITTLISYFITPNLSELNQNLDRVSNDAAGLSKVFVYVVNNGLHVPLQMFFLSLIPIPFLYLCNLILTAIIPGILFGIMLHLSFAESLPIFVASLPHSITEMLAYCILAALLYDINKVIRLKVKKCFKKTTETSYFFKIFLQLVKEFLIIVLPLIILAAFLETYFADYIYSLFK from the coding sequence ATGAAATTCATTGAGGTGAGTAGAATTACAAATATAATCCATCAACAATATCAAAAGAGAACTAAACAATTTTTATTGCTAACACTTATGATTACAATTATTACAACCTTAATAAGTTACTTTATAACTCCAAATCTATCCGAATTAAATCAAAACTTAGATCGAGTTTCAAATGATGCAGCTGGTTTATCTAAAGTATTTGTATACGTCGTCAATAACGGACTACATGTGCCTTTACAAATGTTCTTTTTATCATTGATACCGATACCATTCTTATACCTCTGCAATCTAATACTAACAGCCATAATACCTGGTATTCTGTTTGGTATCATGCTACATTTAAGCTTTGCTGAAAGTCTTCCGATTTTTGTTGCTAGCTTACCTCACTCCATTACAGAAATGCTTGCATATTGTATTTTAGCAGCCTTACTCTATGATATTAATAAAGTTATTCGATTAAAAGTTAAAAAATGCTTTAAAAAAACAACCGAAACTAGTTATTTCTTTAAAATATTTTTACAACTAGTTAAGGAATTCTTGATTATCGTTCTTCCTTTAATTATTCTCGCAGCTTTTTTAGAAACTTATTTTGCTGATTACATATACAGTCTCTTCAAATAG
- a CDS encoding ISL3 family transposase, which produces MNAPYYVLVKELFPKAKLIVDRFHLSQLIVRSLSQTRIQLMNRFKTACPENQKTYRKLKRYWKLVLKKETELSDTSYRYTPLFKCMMTSRGIIDYLTNIDESFKAIYRLVQQLTVAFDHRNFEAYNTLIHQKHSSVSHYLKKSLGTLRKYSHAINNSFIYRYSNGH; this is translated from the coding sequence ATGAATGCCCCTTATTATGTCCTGGTTAAAGAGTTATTCCCGAAAGCAAAATTAATTGTTGATCGCTTCCACTTATCACAACTGATTGTTCGCTCTCTGTCTCAAACTCGTATCCAACTCATGAATCGATTTAAAACAGCTTGTCCAGAAAATCAGAAAACATATCGTAAACTCAAGCGTTATTGGAAACTTGTACTTAAGAAAGAAACTGAACTAAGCGATACGTCGTATCGCTACACGCCTTTGTTCAAATGTATGATGACCTCTCGCGGTATTATTGATTATCTGACTAACATTGATGAGTCATTCAAGGCGATCTATCGTCTTGTACAGCAACTGACAGTTGCCTTTGATCATCGTAATTTTGAAGCATACAACACCCTTATTCACCAAAAACATAGCAGCGTGTCTCACTATTTGAAAAAGAGCCTAGGGACGTTACGCAAATATTCACACGCAATCAATAATAGTTTCATCTATCGTTATTCAAACGGACACTAA
- a CDS encoding FIVAR domain-containing protein, with protein MVERSISISRADVNKHTNKATAVKVQGVGLTIYAYFQSDDGKEVTLFAEKPDGENYVKRFAKSGTTDINFDDGKTAIHRVKVNISGQIPQPIEKVLVTMNGILKEKASDKDEVVFTNDALYEKGSTQTIKPSRNVYAGYKLQGITTQVNIDNASKSLNTAVKNLVKVDIPAPSLPLQLSVFKTAVNKANAIKNDGYTNATWTTFNNARNASKDLLVRAEAQNNSRALITQAQIDNSVKTLDNATKNLKKEVKVDFSALKATVTNANKLTSNGYTKASFNSFAKVRTASTKTLNNAKATQAQVNKANKGLNQAMTALKKV; from the coding sequence ATGGTTGAACGTTCAATCTCAATTTCACGAGCAGATGTTAACAAGCACACGAATAAAGCTACAGCAGTTAAGGTTCAAGGTGTAGGTCTTACAATTTATGCTTACTTCCAAAGTGATGATGGTAAAGAAGTGACATTGTTTGCAGAAAAACCAGATGGTGAAAACTATGTTAAGCGTTTTGCAAAATCTGGAACAACAGACATCAATTTTGATGATGGTAAAACAGCTATTCACCGTGTAAAAGTAAATATTTCGGGTCAAATACCTCAACCAATTGAAAAAGTACTTGTTACTATGAATGGTATTCTTAAAGAAAAGGCTTCTGATAAAGATGAGGTTGTTTTCACCAATGATGCTTTATATGAGAAAGGTTCAACTCAAACTATTAAACCTAGTAGAAACGTTTATGCAGGTTATAAATTACAAGGTATTACAACGCAAGTAAACATTGACAATGCTTCGAAATCTTTAAACACAGCAGTTAAAAACTTAGTTAAGGTAGATATTCCTGCACCATCTTTACCCTTACAATTATCAGTTTTCAAAACAGCAGTGAATAAAGCAAATGCAATTAAAAACGATGGTTACACAAACGCTACATGGACAACATTTAACAATGCACGTAACGCATCAAAAGATTTACTTGTACGAGCAGAAGCACAAAACAACTCACGAGCATTAATCACTCAAGCTCAAATTGATAATTCAGTTAAAACATTAGATAACGCTACTAAGAATTTGAAGAAAGAAGTAAAGGTTGATTTCTCAGCACTTAAAGCAACGGTAACAAATGCTAACAAATTAACATCTAATGGTTATACAAAAGCTTCATTCAACAGTTTTGCTAAGGTTCGTACAGCATCAACAAAAACCTTAAACAATGCTAAAGCAACACAAGCACAAGTTAACAAAGCTAACAAGGGTTTAAATCAAGCAATGACAGCTTTAAAGAAAGTCTAA